A genomic stretch from Acidobacteriota bacterium includes:
- a CDS encoding NAD-dependent epimerase/dehydratase family protein, whose protein sequence is MAVERVAVTGGAGFLGSHVVRLLLEQGREVRILDDFSNGKEAHLRAVAGHPRLEVLRGDIREARDVQKAFEGCRTVVHLAVLCLRESIRDPRAVNDVIVDGTISCLEAARRAGVGLFLNCSSSEVYGTALRIPMDEGHPLNPETPYAAAKVAQDMYVASYGRTYGLPWATVRPFNMYGPNSHWQGQRGELIPKMIVRAMNRKPLGVFGAGSQTRDFIYVEEAAQAILAVAANESCRGQQLNFCTGVETSVLEIAKLVCQAFSLDPGKFIEFHPARPGDVLRHLGDNSRFKALLGFAPRVGIEEGLARTIAWFRSLPYAPEAMLSEEVLKSWE, encoded by the coding sequence ATGGCCGTCGAGAGAGTCGCCGTGACGGGAGGAGCCGGATTCCTGGGCTCACACGTTGTCCGCCTCCTGCTCGAGCAGGGCCGCGAGGTCCGGATCCTGGACGATTTCTCGAACGGCAAGGAAGCGCACCTCCGGGCCGTCGCCGGCCATCCCCGGCTGGAAGTCCTCCGCGGCGACATCCGGGAGGCCCGGGACGTACAGAAAGCCTTCGAGGGATGCCGGACCGTCGTCCATCTCGCCGTGCTCTGCCTGCGCGAGTCCATCAGGGATCCCCGGGCCGTCAACGACGTGATCGTCGACGGGACGATCAGCTGCCTCGAGGCCGCCCGCCGCGCCGGCGTCGGCCTGTTCCTGAACTGCTCCTCGTCCGAGGTCTACGGCACGGCGCTGAGGATCCCCATGGACGAGGGCCATCCCCTGAACCCGGAAACGCCCTACGCCGCGGCCAAGGTCGCCCAGGACATGTACGTCGCGAGCTACGGAAGGACCTACGGGCTGCCGTGGGCGACCGTCCGGCCGTTCAATATGTACGGCCCTAATTCCCACTGGCAGGGCCAGCGCGGCGAGCTGATCCCCAAGATGATCGTCCGGGCGATGAACAGGAAACCCCTGGGCGTCTTCGGCGCCGGGTCCCAGACCCGCGATTTCATCTACGTCGAAGAAGCGGCCCAGGCCATCCTGGCGGTCGCCGCGAACGAGTCCTGCCGCGGGCAGCAGCTGAATTTCTGCACGGGCGTCGAGACGTCCGTCCTCGAGATAGCCAAGCTTGTCTGCCAGGCGTTCTCGCTCGATCCCGGGAAGTTCATCGAGTTCCACCCAGCCCGGCCCGGGGACGTCCTGCGCCACCTGGGCGACAATTCTCGCTTCAAGGCGCTTCTCGGATTCGCCCCCCGCGTGGGGATCGAGGAAGGGCTGGCGCGCACGATCGCCTGGTTCCGGAGCCTGCCCTACGCTCCGGAGGCGATGCTGTCCGAAGAGGTCCTCAAGTCCTGGGAATAG
- a CDS encoding NAD(P)-dependent oxidoreductase, with the protein MLSGSTVLVTGATGRLGAELTARLEELGADVVPVVLGGYPDRPKRIPWPGRATPLRVRGDDDLRGLPRPDLAINAHWEVRRELSRAGQLAFEIDRNIRALEGFWDWLARSGARALANISSLKVYGHLNAGPISSETEPRPSTPYGIAKLAAEKYLEAAFEGTGTAVLHLRLCSVMTAGGHPSQLVSQLAAGVLERRTVRINAGHLAYLIPIEEAVDLIIQAAHGGRGGRYNIVAPGVRNEQVAELFGRIAGRDVPAEYVDLEPGVQDPVYLSDIPRLQAAWTRRMSLEKAIRNILAFSS; encoded by the coding sequence ATGCTCTCGGGTTCGACGGTCCTGGTCACGGGGGCTACCGGCCGGCTCGGCGCGGAGCTGACGGCCCGCCTCGAGGAGCTCGGCGCGGACGTGGTCCCCGTCGTTCTGGGAGGATACCCCGACCGCCCGAAGAGGATCCCCTGGCCGGGACGGGCGACGCCCCTGCGCGTCCGCGGCGACGACGACCTGCGCGGGCTGCCGCGGCCGGATCTGGCGATCAACGCCCACTGGGAGGTCCGGAGGGAGCTTTCGAGGGCCGGGCAGCTGGCCTTCGAGATCGACCGCAACATCCGGGCCCTGGAGGGCTTCTGGGATTGGCTGGCCCGGTCGGGGGCCCGCGCCCTGGCCAACATCTCGAGCCTCAAGGTCTACGGCCATCTCAATGCCGGCCCGATCTCGTCTGAGACCGAGCCTCGCCCTTCGACGCCCTACGGGATCGCCAAGCTGGCGGCCGAGAAGTATCTGGAGGCCGCGTTCGAGGGGACCGGCACGGCGGTCCTCCACCTCCGGCTCTGTTCGGTCATGACCGCCGGCGGGCATCCCTCTCAGCTCGTCAGCCAGCTCGCGGCCGGCGTGCTCGAACGCAGGACGGTCCGCATCAACGCGGGCCATCTCGCCTATCTCATCCCCATCGAAGAGGCCGTGGACCTGATCATCCAGGCCGCGCACGGCGGCCGGGGCGGCCGCTACAATATCGTCGCGCCCGGGGTCCGGAACGAGCAGGTCGCCGAATTGTTCGGCCGGATCGCCGGCCGGGATGTGCCGGCCGAGTACGTCGACCTCGAGCCCGGGGTCCAGGATCCGGTCTACCTCTCGGATATCCCCAGGCTCCAGGCAGCCTGGACCCGACGGATGTCCCTGGAGAAGGCCATCCGGAACATCCTGGCGTTCTCTTCCTAG
- a CDS encoding glycoside hydrolase family 9 protein gives MPPALKRTPLSLALCSLFCLGLARCGSSPSGDPGKAGRPAQAQVPPPAARILVNQVGYEPGGAKKAVIQGSDGDSFASFTVRSFPGGETVLSGLPVHAGPVAKWKGWDFWTVDWSAVTAEGAYIIEVAGGANRAGASADPSRAASSFPDPAPLLRSQPILVRKNALTLSTLSDVLYYFKGQRSSGLWDKADRTMTFEGRPGVVDVHGGWFDATGDYGKHLSHLSYSTYFNPQQISLAAWGLFTALREIERRDGPALRQYRKRLLDEALFGADYLVRVKDPRGSFYITVSGRGPEKKPEDRRIAPKAGRHIILTPDTKDKFRDYGRERIAGDAAYEAGYREGAGLGIAALAMAAARGGPAGAPGSEGYGMSRGEGDFAATDYLKAAEDAFAFLEKNNLTFTNDGRENIVDDYCALVAAVELYRTTRKPVYMEAADRRAASLEARSTSWTSRGGAAYENYWRADGPGGDRPFFHPVDAGLPVVALVAYAEVADGPARARALEAVRKSLAFELAISGEVANPFGYSRQLVQSKDGAASRRSAFFFPHDTETAPWWQGENARLGSMAAAAGLAARSLSAAGLDGTAGEAGPPGVKPPAGPVGSPGFAGRLRAFGRAQLDWILGLNPYDACMLQGHGRNNIAYMFFDSPEYTNAPGGICNGVTGGYADGDVDGIDFGLRYAQTGKDDDWRWAEQWLPHAAWYLVAVSIGE, from the coding sequence ATGCCTCCGGCACTCAAGAGAACGCCCCTGTCTTTGGCTCTCTGCTCTCTCTTCTGTCTTGGCCTGGCCCGCTGCGGTTCGAGCCCGTCGGGGGACCCGGGCAAAGCCGGCCGCCCGGCTCAGGCCCAGGTCCCGCCGCCCGCCGCCCGCATCCTGGTCAATCAGGTCGGCTATGAGCCCGGCGGGGCCAAGAAAGCCGTCATCCAGGGCAGCGACGGCGATTCGTTCGCCTCGTTCACGGTCAGGAGCTTCCCCGGCGGCGAGACCGTCCTCAGCGGCCTGCCCGTCCATGCCGGGCCCGTCGCCAAGTGGAAGGGCTGGGACTTCTGGACGGTCGATTGGAGCGCGGTCACGGCGGAAGGCGCATATATTATCGAGGTCGCCGGCGGCGCGAACCGGGCGGGCGCCTCGGCCGATCCGTCACGGGCCGCTTCCTCCTTTCCCGATCCCGCTCCCCTCCTCCGCTCCCAGCCCATCCTCGTCCGGAAGAACGCCCTCACCCTCAGCACCCTGTCCGACGTCCTCTATTACTTCAAGGGCCAGCGCTCGTCCGGCCTCTGGGACAAGGCCGACCGGACCATGACGTTCGAAGGCCGGCCCGGCGTCGTCGACGTCCACGGCGGCTGGTTCGACGCGACCGGCGACTACGGCAAGCACCTTTCGCACTTGTCGTATTCGACCTATTTCAATCCCCAGCAGATCTCGCTCGCCGCCTGGGGCCTGTTCACGGCCCTGCGAGAGATCGAGCGGCGCGACGGCCCGGCCCTCAGGCAATACCGGAAGCGCCTGCTCGACGAGGCCCTCTTCGGCGCCGACTACCTCGTCCGCGTCAAGGACCCGCGCGGGTCTTTTTACATCACTGTCTCCGGGCGCGGCCCGGAGAAGAAGCCGGAAGATCGCCGCATCGCCCCAAAGGCCGGACGGCACATCATCCTGACGCCGGATACCAAGGACAAGTTCCGCGACTACGGGCGGGAGCGGATCGCGGGCGACGCCGCGTACGAGGCCGGCTACCGGGAAGGCGCGGGCCTGGGCATCGCCGCCCTGGCCATGGCCGCGGCGCGCGGCGGACCGGCCGGGGCCCCCGGGAGCGAGGGCTACGGGATGAGCCGGGGCGAAGGCGACTTCGCGGCGACCGATTACCTGAAGGCGGCCGAGGACGCCTTCGCCTTCCTCGAGAAGAACAACCTGACGTTCACGAACGACGGCCGGGAGAACATCGTCGACGATTATTGCGCTCTCGTCGCGGCCGTCGAGCTCTACCGGACCACGCGAAAGCCCGTCTACATGGAGGCCGCGGACCGGCGCGCGGCCTCGCTCGAGGCGCGATCGACGTCCTGGACAAGCCGCGGCGGGGCGGCTTACGAGAACTACTGGCGGGCCGACGGCCCGGGAGGCGACCGCCCCTTCTTCCACCCCGTCGACGCCGGCCTGCCCGTCGTCGCGCTCGTCGCCTACGCGGAAGTCGCGGACGGGCCGGCCCGGGCCCGGGCGCTCGAGGCCGTCCGCAAGTCCCTGGCCTTCGAGCTGGCTATCAGCGGCGAGGTCGCCAACCCCTTCGGCTACAGCCGCCAGCTCGTCCAGTCGAAAGATGGGGCGGCCAGCCGCCGGTCGGCCTTCTTCTTCCCCCACGACACCGAAACCGCGCCCTGGTGGCAGGGCGAGAACGCCCGTCTCGGGTCGATGGCCGCGGCCGCGGGCCTGGCGGCCCGATCGCTCTCCGCGGCCGGGCTCGACGGGACGGCCGGGGAGGCCGGTCCGCCCGGAGTGAAGCCGCCCGCCGGCCCTGTCGGCAGCCCGGGCTTCGCCGGCCGCCTGCGCGCCTTCGGCCGGGCCCAGCTCGACTGGATCCTGGGGCTCAATCCTTATGACGCCTGCATGCTCCAAGGCCACGGCCGCAACAATATCGCCTACATGTTCTTCGATTCCCCCGAGTACACGAACGCGCCCGGCGGCATCTGCAACGGCGTCACGGGCGGATACGCGGACGGCGACGTCGACGGCATCGACTTCGGCCTGCGCTATGCCCAGACCGGCAAGGACGACGATTGGCGCTGGGCCGAGCAGTGGCTGCCCCACGCCGCCTGGTACCTGGTGGCGGTATCGATCGGCGAATGA
- a CDS encoding C45 family peptidase, which produces MRSKTRARTGAAVILVTLCGFLALTCACAKKEAGPAAPAELAGASRADTNGWINIHLEGTPRQIGFQHGWLLAPEIDDLLKTLAHFLQGSTRRDWAFFRASAERMFWPKLEPEYQAEIEGIAAGLKARLPRSAYDRTDITALNGWIELAWYYVPYLDGQAEAGAGDNKAPGYCSAFIATGSWTEGGGIVIGHNNWVDYAVGARWNVIADIVPASGRRILMDCLPGAIHSGDDFVVNGAGLVYTETTMGTFKGFREGGTPEFMRARKAAQYAASINDFVRIMSADSNGAYANDWLVGDTKTGEIAKYELGLKNQRLWRTRDGYFVGSNFPGDEKVVAEETTFDPSNKGQSVLVRKARWEQLMAEYRGYIDVEDGKLFEADHVDLATGRTGSNSNVLCGHVDEDPKGTPEFSWAPFSPAGSVQGKVTSTALVKEMKIWAHMGHPCGRDFIAADFLAKHPEFAWQKPYLKDMKAQPWTLFEAGKTGGRESH; this is translated from the coding sequence ATGCGATCAAAGACCCGTGCACGGACCGGCGCGGCCGTCATCCTGGTCACGCTCTGCGGTTTCCTGGCCCTCACCTGCGCCTGCGCGAAGAAGGAGGCCGGGCCGGCCGCCCCGGCCGAGCTGGCCGGGGCCTCGCGCGCCGACACCAACGGCTGGATCAACATCCATCTCGAGGGCACGCCGCGGCAGATCGGCTTCCAGCACGGCTGGCTGCTGGCTCCGGAGATCGACGACCTGCTGAAAACGCTGGCCCATTTCCTCCAGGGCTCGACCAGGCGGGACTGGGCCTTCTTCAGGGCCTCGGCCGAGCGGATGTTCTGGCCCAAGCTGGAGCCGGAATATCAGGCGGAGATCGAGGGCATCGCCGCGGGACTGAAAGCCCGCCTCCCCCGCTCCGCGTATGACCGGACCGACATCACCGCCCTCAACGGCTGGATCGAGCTGGCCTGGTACTACGTCCCCTACCTCGACGGCCAGGCTGAGGCGGGCGCCGGCGACAACAAGGCCCCCGGCTACTGCAGCGCCTTCATCGCCACGGGCAGCTGGACCGAGGGAGGCGGCATCGTCATCGGCCACAACAACTGGGTCGATTACGCCGTCGGGGCGCGCTGGAACGTCATCGCCGATATCGTCCCGGCCTCGGGCCGGCGCATCCTGATGGACTGCCTGCCCGGGGCCATCCACAGCGGCGACGACTTCGTCGTCAACGGCGCCGGGCTCGTCTACACGGAGACGACCATGGGCACGTTCAAGGGCTTCCGCGAAGGAGGAACGCCCGAGTTCATGAGGGCCCGGAAGGCGGCCCAGTACGCGGCCTCGATCAACGATTTCGTCCGGATCATGAGCGCCGACAGCAACGGCGCCTACGCCAACGACTGGCTCGTCGGCGACACCAAGACGGGCGAGATCGCCAAGTACGAGCTGGGCTTGAAGAACCAGAGGCTCTGGCGGACCAGGGACGGCTATTTCGTCGGCTCGAACTTCCCCGGCGACGAGAAGGTCGTCGCCGAGGAGACCACCTTCGATCCGTCGAACAAAGGGCAGTCCGTGCTCGTCCGGAAGGCCCGCTGGGAGCAGCTGATGGCCGAATACAGGGGCTACATCGACGTCGAGGACGGCAAGCTCTTCGAGGCGGACCATGTCGACCTGGCGACCGGCCGGACGGGATCCAACAGCAACGTTCTCTGCGGCCACGTCGACGAGGATCCCAAGGGCACCCCCGAGTTCAGCTGGGCCCCGTTCTCGCCGGCCGGCTCGGTCCAGGGCAAGGTGACATCGACGGCCCTGGTCAAAGAGATGAAGATCTGGGCCCACATGGGCCATCCGTGCGGGAGGGACTTCATCGCGGCTGATTTCCTGGCCAAGCATCCCGAGTTCGCCTGGCAGAAGCCGTATCTGAAGGACATGAAAGCCCAACCCTGGACCTTGTTCGAAGCAGGGAAAACAGGGGGGCGGGAATCGCATTGA
- a CDS encoding uroporphyrinogen decarboxylase family protein, which translates to MDTRFARFVRDFPGRLAMPLCAFSGLAITGESVEDMVSVPGSQFKAVMALQDRYQTPVLLTAVDVTAEAEAYGVEVRLATREAPSVVGRAVTGAADISSLADPLPGDARTRVPLETAWRLTAEVGESVPVLGAMLGPFTLATQLFGLKEALAAVPADPDTIEALLDTVTGFLCRYALEFRETGAWGILVAEGAAGRLAPEDAARFSTPFVRRIVKAVETPDFAVVLHCCRASNAHVDALLESGAGMYHFGGRVDIAAALGRVAPETVLLGNLDAVKLFEKGTPQAVGDAARSLLEATRPYKNFGISSGCELPPGSPLANLNAFFRAVAEFNKQA; encoded by the coding sequence ATGGACACACGCTTCGCGAGATTCGTCAGGGACTTCCCGGGGCGGCTGGCCATGCCCCTCTGCGCCTTCTCCGGGCTGGCTATCACCGGAGAATCGGTCGAGGACATGGTCAGCGTGCCGGGCTCGCAGTTCAAGGCGGTCATGGCCCTCCAGGACCGCTATCAGACGCCCGTCCTCCTCACGGCCGTCGACGTGACCGCCGAGGCCGAAGCCTACGGTGTCGAGGTCAGGCTGGCGACCCGCGAGGCGCCGTCCGTGGTCGGGCGCGCCGTCACCGGCGCCGCCGACATCTCCTCGCTGGCCGACCCCTTGCCCGGCGATGCCCGGACCCGCGTCCCGCTCGAAACGGCCTGGCGCCTGACCGCCGAAGTCGGCGAATCCGTTCCCGTCCTGGGCGCCATGCTGGGGCCGTTCACGCTGGCCACGCAGCTGTTCGGGCTCAAAGAAGCCCTGGCCGCCGTGCCGGCCGATCCCGACACGATCGAGGCCCTGCTCGACACCGTCACGGGCTTCCTCTGCCGCTACGCCCTGGAGTTCCGCGAGACGGGGGCCTGGGGCATCCTGGTGGCCGAGGGCGCGGCCGGCCGCCTGGCGCCCGAGGACGCGGCCCGGTTCTCGACGCCCTTCGTCAGGCGCATCGTCAAGGCCGTCGAGACCCCGGATTTCGCCGTCGTCCTCCACTGCTGCCGGGCCTCGAACGCCCACGTGGACGCGCTCCTCGAATCGGGCGCGGGGATGTATCATTTCGGAGGGCGCGTGGACATCGCCGCGGCGCTCGGGCGGGTCGCCCCGGAGACGGTCCTGCTCGGCAACCTCGACGCGGTGAAGCTCTTCGAAAAGGGGACGCCGCAGGCGGTCGGGGACGCGGCGCGGAGCCTGCTGGAGGCCACTCGTCCCTATAAGAATTTCGGCATTTCGTCCGGCTGCGAGCTCCCGCCGGGGTCGCCCCTGGCCAACCTCAACGCCTTCTTCCGCGCCGTCGCGGAATTCAACAAGCAGGCCTGA
- a CDS encoding DUF5916 domain-containing protein: MKNRVFRTLALGLALACASVPLAASPVASPASRGAGKPAARIQQAPLPARSVQAVRAAGPIAVDGRLDEAVWKAAPAASGFTQNDPQDGAPATESTEVWVAYDDHALYVAAFCHDSEPSKIRRRLGRRDAQTDSDWFMVAVDPYFDKRSGYAFYANPAGAITDAALSNDVNNDDSWDGVWENKAAVNGDGWTIEIRIPFNQIRFPKKDEYVWGINFARMIRRKNEQSSFSWVPKSETAFVSRFARLEGLRGISPGGRIEFMPYAVAQAQFRPAQEGNPFETGHRALANAGFDLKVGLKSNLTLDATVNPDFGQVEVDPAVLNLSAYETYYEEKRPFFIEGASLFNNFGRGGVFMNANINWPMPTFFYSRRIGREPQGYVTGEGFYRAPDRTTILGAAKLTGKLGGSWNVGWLNAVTGNEFAEIDRLGTRLRQKVEPLSYYGALRIQKDLNEGRNGLGLMATAVMRDLGGSGAGDGTLAGLLNRNAFSLAADGWISLDKKKSWVVGGWAGATRVEGTAADILRLQNSSMHYFQRPDATHVEVDPAARSLSGWAGRFNLAKQNGNFLFLANVGAISPGFDPNDIGFQYGASDIVNLQIVPGYQWTKPGKVFRYALVIGGLFRNYDFGGNKNWDGGLVEFQGQLRNFWTFDTMFAYNPDTMSKNLTRGGPLALMPSGWQVNLGVNTDSRKPVVFEIYGTTYQRPRAGTEWSGQLAARWKPMSNLSLSVGPTLELSKNDIQWVTRVDDALMTATYGRRYVFGRIDEKVLGSEIRVDWTFTPRLTLQAYIQPYLAVGRYDMFKELAAPKTYAYSVYGAGGGPSTIAYDEASGIYTVDPDGAAGAAAPFSFGNPDFNYKSLRGTVVLRWEYRPGSLLYFVWTQNRADFANPGDLRLGRDLGDLFSAPGENIFLLKVSYRWNI; the protein is encoded by the coding sequence ATGAAGAACCGCGTTTTCCGCACTTTGGCCCTGGGACTCGCCCTGGCTTGCGCGTCCGTCCCGCTCGCGGCTTCCCCCGTGGCCTCGCCCGCTTCCCGCGGGGCCGGGAAGCCGGCCGCCAGGATCCAGCAGGCCCCCCTGCCCGCCAGGAGCGTCCAGGCCGTCCGCGCGGCCGGGCCCATCGCCGTCGACGGGCGCCTCGACGAGGCGGTCTGGAAGGCCGCGCCCGCCGCCTCCGGCTTCACCCAGAACGATCCCCAGGACGGCGCCCCGGCCACCGAATCGACCGAGGTCTGGGTCGCTTACGACGACCACGCCCTCTACGTCGCCGCCTTCTGCCACGACTCCGAGCCCTCGAAGATCCGCCGGCGCCTCGGCCGCCGGGACGCCCAGACCGACTCCGACTGGTTCATGGTCGCCGTCGATCCCTATTTCGACAAGCGCTCCGGCTACGCCTTTTACGCGAACCCGGCCGGGGCCATCACCGACGCGGCGCTCTCCAACGACGTCAACAACGACGATTCCTGGGACGGCGTCTGGGAGAACAAGGCCGCCGTCAACGGCGACGGCTGGACCATCGAGATCCGCATCCCCTTCAACCAGATCCGCTTCCCGAAAAAAGACGAGTACGTCTGGGGCATCAACTTCGCCCGCATGATCCGGCGCAAGAACGAGCAGTCGAGCTTCAGCTGGGTGCCCAAGAGCGAGACGGCCTTCGTCTCGCGGTTCGCCCGGCTCGAGGGCCTGCGCGGCATCAGCCCGGGCGGGCGGATCGAGTTCATGCCCTACGCCGTGGCCCAGGCCCAGTTCCGGCCGGCCCAGGAGGGCAACCCGTTCGAGACCGGGCACCGGGCGCTGGCCAACGCCGGCTTCGACCTCAAGGTCGGCCTGAAGAGCAACCTGACGCTCGACGCGACGGTCAACCCGGACTTCGGGCAGGTCGAGGTCGACCCGGCCGTCCTCAACCTCTCCGCCTACGAGACCTACTACGAGGAGAAGCGGCCCTTCTTCATCGAGGGCGCGTCGCTGTTCAACAACTTCGGCCGCGGCGGCGTCTTCATGAACGCCAACATCAACTGGCCGATGCCGACCTTCTTCTACAGCCGGCGGATCGGGCGCGAGCCGCAGGGCTACGTGACCGGGGAAGGGTTCTATCGCGCCCCCGACCGGACGACGATCCTGGGCGCGGCCAAACTGACCGGCAAGCTGGGCGGCAGCTGGAACGTCGGCTGGCTCAACGCCGTCACCGGGAACGAGTTCGCCGAGATCGACCGGCTCGGGACGCGCCTGCGGCAGAAGGTCGAACCGCTCTCTTATTACGGCGCGCTGCGCATCCAGAAGGATCTCAACGAGGGACGGAACGGCCTGGGCCTCATGGCCACGGCCGTCATGCGCGACCTCGGCGGCTCCGGCGCCGGGGACGGGACGCTCGCCGGCCTGCTGAACAGGAACGCCTTCTCGCTGGCCGCGGACGGCTGGATCTCGCTCGACAAGAAGAAGAGCTGGGTCGTCGGCGGCTGGGCGGGGGCGACCCGCGTCGAGGGCACGGCCGCGGACATCCTCCGCCTCCAGAACTCGTCCATGCACTACTTCCAGCGGCCCGACGCGACCCATGTCGAGGTCGACCCGGCGGCGAGGAGCCTGAGCGGCTGGGCGGGCCGGTTCAACCTGGCCAAGCAGAACGGGAACTTCCTCTTCCTGGCCAACGTCGGGGCCATCTCGCCGGGGTTCGACCCGAACGACATCGGCTTCCAATACGGCGCGTCCGACATCGTCAACCTGCAGATCGTCCCCGGCTACCAGTGGACGAAGCCGGGCAAGGTCTTCCGCTACGCGCTCGTCATCGGCGGCTTGTTCCGGAACTACGATTTCGGCGGCAACAAGAATTGGGACGGCGGCCTGGTCGAGTTCCAGGGCCAGCTCAGGAATTTCTGGACGTTCGACACGATGTTCGCCTACAACCCCGACACCATGAGCAAGAACCTGACCCGGGGCGGGCCGCTGGCGCTCATGCCCTCGGGCTGGCAGGTGAACCTGGGCGTCAACACCGACAGCCGGAAGCCGGTCGTGTTCGAGATCTACGGAACGACATACCAGAGGCCGCGGGCCGGGACGGAATGGAGCGGCCAGCTCGCGGCCCGGTGGAAGCCGATGTCGAACCTGAGCCTGTCGGTCGGCCCGACGCTCGAGCTCTCGAAGAACGACATCCAGTGGGTGACGCGCGTCGACGACGCGCTGATGACCGCGACCTACGGCCGCCGCTACGTGTTCGGGCGGATCGACGAGAAGGTCCTGGGGAGCGAGATCAGGGTCGATTGGACGTTCACGCCCAGGCTGACGCTCCAGGCCTACATCCAGCCCTACCTCGCGGTCGGCCGCTATGACATGTTCAAGGAGCTGGCCGCGCCGAAAACGTATGCCTACAGCGTGTACGGCGCGGGCGGCGGCCCGTCGACGATCGCCTACGACGAAGCGAGCGGGATCTACACCGTCGACCCGGACGGGGCGGCCGGAGCGGCCGCGCCGTTCAGCTTCGGGAATCCGGACTTCAACTACAAGTCCCTGCGCGGCACCGTGGTCCTGCGCTGGGAGTACCGGCCGGGTTCGCTGCTGTACTTCGTCTGGACCCAGAACCGGGCCGACTTCGCCAATCCCGGGGACCTGCGGCTGGGGCGCGACCTGGGCGACCTGTTCTCGGCCCCGGGCGAGAACATCTTCCTGCTGAAGGTCTCCTATCGCTGGAACATCTAG